The following proteins are co-located in the Oryzias melastigma strain HK-1 linkage group LG8, ASM292280v2, whole genome shotgun sequence genome:
- the tnrc18 gene encoding trinucleotide repeat-containing gene 18 protein has product MDGRDFGPPRSVHVPPPLLAGLAMEPHRLGAAAAAGRVPPSPGHLGANHPSSLHSGKFLPPAINLHPHHSDAFPAGSSPFLSGYPGPSSLTPDPAYRSTNPSSLQMAQLWASHAHEGYAPLPSSLYSSPYLSLGHLEPPSLSQHPLYDSHKDAYFLPPHLSQSPFHTPSTSSTTTSSSAPSQRTSRDGGRDRSYRAERERERSREEPRPHSVVDLTQDGRGEEDRKASRDQERDKDRDSEREGWSFHPHQHKSHSQPSTVESRYRPSPPQPSFPADGGAGRLHGPETDRGGRDEGRPRPHHNGNLNNSNPDRERRNESVATPVGTLHISYALPPALHPSTAGPPPLSEPRELIREQRVSAPTYVPSVEVYEERAGPIQIASQARDNKHADKHRDLERDRDSYRFQEKTLREHARLSQCSDVSNQREEGSIICSFGKRAQDPVSQSQLSPETRDGSKHSNRSGSEPKWNAISPLANYATNHIAALAAQHTLSSPRSQSHSQKSSSPHTSHRPASSQSSHSLSPQSQPSQQASGCTDEEGCHQRRYLTPSSLYRSSSNRGADSTEVSAMQSLIKYSGNFAAEGPASTTRPVVDGRGAFGGLACIGMDAQREKERDREKASVGSGSSGGMRVPPQLKREQERPDSARSFGREGEGEVRHPPVGIAVAVARQRDSGSSSKQSSGTSEPQRPLLQTAIKDEERAEERARHHDDRLLAGRLEREREKVIRESKNLQEFTQMHPAPLSGGLTPSMMTPSLMTPNLMVTGGAALAGTGRWPPDPSTLTSHPWMPRPGAPPVWLSSSPYGLNPSSLHQSLPPGYPPSLPGSMPPPYQFARDPQSGQLIVIPAEHLPHYGGDVLERGAPVWPGVYGAGSPLQHAAQLQLLSQQQMLRQQELLMIQQHTVQVLELQRNVQLAERLKASERPVLEDKADKRNSDPKTRPSSVSSPSPSPVLHPRSKPAPPSRSPTPSTSSLTPLPRIQSPASTLKSEEGGQRALAHTPKSLIHPSSPRSASPPPSSPRQPKREVVEVGRREQRERQKSASVAFPGIYSEIPPGYPYQSITAPYGSPFQYHIPAPSRGTPEERCSCSPASADASPPPHCHSRLLGTDIKPQKLELSPARPFLKQESCDRRPGGGSSPEPLSPPQSPVQTSPDAEDRPAPKLHPQPRPLHARSPPLLQNEELEKDLAEDQDGVPVKMEASSYACRGAYDAPPLLVEAVPRPEIREEPDQALYPPTITAESDEQERQHQPDAAVGRLKETVSESPEPTSPLLSPEDPMGGMLMLLTASEMVRPNTPPAPTLVSQLELPPVDPACGRAGPLEMVALEGMALLSQMAQREMENICQERDLTLEGLDSLIEASRQILLEAIEQQSHIDLPRTLDPNKKYSWRQRKEEPLYDKMSVDMLDAVEVEYRVRLAELQKTYKEKQRELNKLQRRRDKRERLQQEDERRSLTRRGRGRPRKRKLLAPKLDSRAAKAGRTVQYSEDSETGEGQRKRFRLSRDDEEMEAAGAKVKKKKKKKKKSWADQEPSASHSLEALKARRGLLCEQEQLASDLDRALSLSQLGSLGGAPHKLTSNTKSEKRKSKSVGGALKERIHSSGIAGKLKAAAKASETAQRLKGQKKMSVFSPVRSELSSCSNNSDSEEHGSARGGWPPLSGARSHASLTRKRRSVSPPTSLLSSQKSEKKKHKHLSLLLEEAGLSSSDDSFDQEISDDEEEDEDLDGGCEESGLGLLARFAASALPVSSGPGSLLPEGKHCSRQSTLGSSECEWSDSGSDLRLRKFPSLLHGKRSAPELPLLPPATRRSDQTSPTKRDEALSIKRKPLLKPRPSPRSPQSFSFDLSSFGLGDDAGWNRRRSERIFLHDATTSAIQSCQAPPLTPKPASRLKSTPPSREGKESGKKKKSKDSPLPISPSSLCSPVSDAPLSPTHKNQAKAKRKAREPSRGAVSRLMESMAADEDFEPNQDSSFSEDELLPLRNSSSSESSSTPAAVKCVLDKDSLVDGLRVLIPMDDQLLYAGHVNTVHSPDIYSVVVEGERGNRPHIYCLEQLLQEAIIDVKPPSVRYLPEGTRIAAYWSQQYRCLYPGTVVNGSADIDENDDLITVEFDDGDTGRIPLSHIRLLPPDYKIHCAEPSPALLVASCSRRRVRKCSKEGKEAKTEESAARIKGKPGRKPKNKADSSLDPDDDDKADSPPSAPPAERPQPAAKSVQDRSSSVQKGAQEKPRPASRPSMGSQVKAGGKSVSSSPTTSPTLSNPPQRKSVSGPSAPPKPGRSLPPSLYPSTYGKVLTVDLYSEPNLNSYNNQRRERDGAAGSPTTSRPTTSRPASRPSMTPAPKSSSASTRPSSGSSTKTKPSSDLHSGARLGHSAGLLSRLSTESTSSLTHRPSSLSPTSAPKPKLKVPSDQMSSRTIPRPKPGSGPADPSSLRRKSLSAEPLVKLDHEGVTSPKTKKTKALMLLEGRDVRRDHTSIATVTGPKFLKAKMTPSDRENSLPEKESIYKSSGVAKDKAESRSSRGQELEGREKKAKKEEKKEGMREERKMKEESHSSSSSESEEEGEKEKSNKKKCTSSCSSSCSGSSSSSSSSSSSSSSSSTDDSSCSSDEERTPTPPPTPVQRPPAPEKLKEEAQEEVEEVKKEVEVKVEEEEEEEELSQSSVTSPAPASPAKPAKPATGKGSGQRGRPPKPKPSGGEGKAGRPKRREGVHLPTTKELAKRQRLPSVENRPKISAFLPARQLWKWFGKPTQRRGMKGKAKKLFYKAIVRGREMIRIGDCAVFLSAGRPNLPFIGRIQSMWESWGSNMVVRVNWFYHPEETNPGKKLTDKKNWDQICSQSLPAALHSSIHRKDFMERALYQSSHSDENDVQTISHKCLVASVEEYEQMSHTRRYADSEDLYYLAGTYEPTTGMIFNTDGVPVIC; this is encoded by the exons ATGGATGGCAGAGATTTTGGTCCCCCCCGATCCGTCCACGTCCCCCCTCCGTTACTGGCGGGGCTCGCCATGGAGCCTCACCGACtcggagcagcagctgcagccgggAGGGTCCCTCCCTCGCCCGGTCACTTGGGCGCGAACCATCCGTCGTCTCTCCACTCCGGAAAATTTTTACCACCGGCCATTAACCTCCATCCACACCACA GCGATGCCTTCCCGGCAGGCTCCAGTCCCTTCCTGTCAGGTTATCCAGGCCCCTCCTCCTTGACACCTGACCCCGCATACAGATCGACCAATCCCAGCAGCTTACAGATGGCTCAGCTCTGGGCTTCACACGCTCACGAAG GTTACGCTCCTCTCCCGAGCAGCCTGTACTCCAGTCCTTACCTCTCTCTGGGTCACCTGGAGCCCCCCTCACTCTCACAGCACCCTCTCTATGACTCCCATAAAG ATGCTTACTTCCTGCCGCCCCACCTGAGCCAGTCGCCCTTCCACACCCCGTCGACTTCGTCCACCACCACGTCCAGCTCCGCACCTTCTCAGAGGACATCCCGGGACGGGGGCAGGGACCGGTCGTATCGAGCGGAGAGGGAGCGAGAGCGTTCCAGGGaagagccccgcccccacagCGTGGTGGACCTTACACAGGATGGGAGGGGCGAGGAGGACCGCAAGGCCAGCAGAGACCAGGAACGGGACAAGGACCGGGACTCGGAGCGGGAGGGTTGGTCCTTCCATCCTCACCAGCACAAGTCGCACTCCCAGCCTTCCACAGTGGAGAGCAGATACCGGCCGTCTCCTCCACAGCCCTCCTTCCCCGCCGATGGAGGCGCGGGCAGGTTGCACGGACCAGAAACGGACAGAGGAGGTCGGGACGAGGGCCGGCCTCGACCCCACCACAACGGCAACTTAAATAACTCTAACCCAGACCGAGAGAGGAGGAACGAGTCTGTGGCAACACCAGTCGGGACTCTACACATTTCCTACGCCCTCCCCCCGGCTCTGCACCCGTCCACCGCTGGTCCCCCCCCACTCTCTGAACCCAGAGAGCTCATCAGAGAGCAGCGAGTCAGCGCTCCTACATATGTGCCTTCTGTGGAGGTTTATGAGGAGCGGGCAGGACCCATCCAGATCGCCTCGCAGGCCCGTGATAACAAGCACGCAGACAAACACCGAGACCTGGAGCGGGACCGGGACAGCTACAGGTTTCAGGAGAAAACCCTCAGGGAGCACGCTCGGCTCTCACAGTGCAGCGACGTAAGCAATCAGAGGGAGGAGGGCTCCATTATCTGTTCCTTTGGTAAACGAGCTCAGGACCCAGTTAGCCAATCACAGCTCAGCCCAGAAACCAGAGACGGCTCCAAACACTCGAACCGATCCGGGTCGGAGCCTAAGTGGAACGCTATTAGCCCGTTGGCTAACTATGCTACAAATCACATAGCCGCTCTGGCAGCCCAGCACACACTCTCCTCGCCCCGAAGCCAATCGCACTCGCAAAAGTCCAGTTCCCCCCACACATCCCACCGACCCGCCAGCTCGCAGTCCTCCCACAGTCTCTCCCCTCAATCCCAACCTTCCCAGCAGGCATCTGGGTGCACAGATGAAGAGGGTTGTCATCAGAGACGCTACCTGACCCCGTCTAGCCTCTACAGATCAAGCAGCAACAGAGGGGCTGATTCCACCGAGGTGTCGGCCATGCAGAGCCTCATCAAGTACAGCGGAAACTTTGCAGCCGAAGGTCCCGCCTCCACCACGAGGCCCGTCGTAGATGGGCGGGGGGCTTTCGGCGGTCTGGCCTGCATCGGGATGGACGCCCAGAGGGAGAAAGAAAGAGACAGAGAAAAGGCTTCAGTCGGGTCAGGCTCCTCAGGAGGAATGAGGGTGCCTCCCCAGCTGAAGAGGGAGCAGGAGCGGCCCGACAGCGCCCGCTCCTTCGGTCGGGAGGGGGAAGGGGAGGTGCGCCATCCACCTGTTGGGATTGCGGTGGCTGTAGCCCGGCAGAGGGACAGCGGGAGCTCCAGTAAACAGAGCAGCGGGACTTCAGAGCCACAGAGACCCCTGCTGCAAACCGCTATTAAAG ATGAGGAGCGAGCAGAGGAGCGAGCTCGTCACCACGATGACAGATTGCTGGCTGGCCGGCTGGAACGTGAGCGAGAGAAAGTGATCCG aGAGTCCAAGAATTTGCAGGAGTTTACTCAGATGCACCCCGCCCCTCTGTCTGGTGGCTTGACACCCAGCATGATGACACCCAGCCTCATGACTCCAAACCTCATGGTGACAGGAGGGGCTGCTCTGGCAGGGACGGGGAGGTGGCCTCCTGACCCTTCAACTCTCACCTCTCACCCCTGGATGCCCCGGCCCGGAGCCCCACCCGTCTGGCTCTCCAGCTCGCCGTATG GTTTGAACCCCTCATCCCTCCACCAGTCCCTCCCCCCAGGCTACCCCCCCTCTTTGCCAGGCTCCATGCCACCTCCATACCAGTTTGCCCGAGACCCCCAGTCTGGACAGCTGATCGTCATTCCTGCTGAACATCTGCCCCATTACG gAGGCGATGTGCTGGAGCGTGGAGCCCCGGTGTGGCCGGGGGTGTACGGTGCAGGCAGCCCGCTGCAGCACGCGGcccagctgcagctcctctccCAGCAGCAGATGCTGCggcagcaggagctgctgatgaTCCAGCAGCACACCGTGCAggtcctggagctgcagaggaacGTTCAGCTGGCC GAGCGCCTAAAGGCCAGCGAGCGGCCAGTGCTGGAAGACAAGGCAGACAAGCGGAACAGTGACCCAAAAACCCGACCATCCTCCGTGTCCTCGCCGTCTCCCTCGCCAGTCCTGCACCCCCGCAGCAAACCGGCCCCTCCCTCCAGATCGCCGACCCCGTCCACGTCCTCCCTCACACCTCTGCCTAGGATACAGTCTCCTGCCTCCACCCTAAAGTCCGAGGAGGGAGGGCAGAGAGCTTTGGCTCACACTCCAAAGTCCCTGATCCACCCGAGTTCTCCGCGTTCCGCTTCGCCCCCTCCATCCTCACCACGGCAACCCAAACgggaggtggtggaggtgggACGTAGGGAGCAGAGAGAGCGGCAGAAGTCTGCTTCTGTTGCTTTTCCCGGCATTTACTCCG AGATCCCACCAGGTTACCCTTATCAATCCATCACTGCCCCATACGGCTCTCCTTTTCAGTATCACATCCCAGCTCCTTCCAGAGGAACTCCTGAAGAGCGTTGCTCCTGCTCTCCTGCCTCAGCTGACGCTTCGCCACCGCCTCACTGCCACTCGAGGCTGCTGGGCACTGACATCAAGCCGCAGAAACTCGAGCTGTCGCCAGCGAGGCCTTTCCTCAAACAGGAGTCCTGTGACAGGCGGCCTGGAGGTGGCTCCTCCCCAGAGCCGCTCAGTCCCCCCCAGAGCCCAGTCCAGACCAGCCCGGATGCAGAAGACCGGCCAGCTCCAAAGCTCCACCCTCAACCTCGACCTCTGCATGCCCGCAGCCCCCCACTTCTGCAGAACGAGGAACTCGAGAAAGATCTGGCAGAAGACCAGGATGGCGTTCCAGTCAAGATGGAGGCGTCATCGTACGCCTGTCGAGGTGCTTACGACGCCCCTCCTCTACTCGTTGAAGCTGTGCCGCGACCCGAGATCAGAGAAGAACCGGACCAGGCGCTGTACCCTCCCACCATCACCGCCGAATCGGACGAGCAGGAGCGTCAACACCAGCCTGACGCCGCTGTGGGGAGGCTTAAGGAGACTGTCAGTGAATCTCCTGAACCCACGTCTCCACTCCTCAGTCCAGAGGATCCCATGGGAGGGATGCTGATGCTTCTGACAGCAAGTGAGATGGTCAGACCCAACACCCCTCCCGCTCCAACGCTGGTGTCGCAGCTGGAACTCCCTCCGGTGGATCCAGCCTGCGGCCGGGCCGGGCCTCTTGAGATGGTGGCTCTGGAGGGGATGGCCCTGCTCAGCCAGATGGCCCAACGAGAGATGGAGAACATCTGTCAGGAGAGAG ATTTGACTTTGGAGGGTCTGGACTCCCTGATTGAAGCCAGCAGACAAATCCTGCTGGAAGCCATCGAGCAGCAGTCCCACATCGACCTGCCCAGAACTCTGGACCCCAACAAGAAATACAGCTGGAGGCAGAGGAAGGAGGAGCCG CTCTATGATAAAATGTCTGTGGACATGCTGGACGCCGTGGAAGTGGAATACCGCGTTCGCCTGGCTGAGCTTCAGAAGACGTATAAGGAAAAGCAGAGGGAGCTGAACAAGCTGCAGAGACGCAGGGACAAGCG GGAgcggctgcagcaggaggacgaGAGGAGGAGCCTGACAAGACGGGGCAGAGGTCGACCGAGGAAGAGGAAGCTCCTCGCTCCTAAACTGGACAGCAGAGCTGCAAA GGCGGGAAGGACGGTGCAATACTCGGAGGACTCTGAAACTGGGGAGGGCCAGAGGAAGAGGTTCCGCTTGTCCCGAGACGACGAGGAGATGGAGGCGGCTGGAGCCAAggttaaaaagaagaagaaaaagaagaagaagagctggGCCGACCAGGAGCCGTCTGCCAGTCACAGTCTGGAG GCGCTGAAGGCGAGGCGGGGCCTCTTGTGCGAGCAGGAGCAGCTGGCCTCTGACCTGGACAGAGCCCTGTCGCTGTCCCAGCTGGGCTCCCTCGGCGGCGCGCCTCACAAACTTACCTCCAACACCAAATCAGAGAAGCGGAAGAGCAAGTCTGTGGGAGGCGCATTAAAGGAGCGCATCCACTCCTCGGGTATAGCAGGAAAACTCAAGGCGGCCGCTAAAGCTTCAGAGACGGCCCAGAGGTTAAAAGGTCAGAAGAAGATGTCTGTGTTCTCTCCTGTGAGATCAGAGCTCAGCAGCTGCTCCAACA ACTCAGATTCGGAGGAGCACGGCTCCGCTCGAGGAGGCTGGCCTCCTCTCTCAGGGGCGCGCTCCCACGCCAGCCTGACCAGGAAGAGGCGATCCGTGTCGCCGCCGACGTCGCTGCTGTCCAGCCAGAAGTCTGAGAAGAAGAAACACAAGCACTTGtcgctgctgctggaggaggcgGGCCTCAGCTCCTCTGACGATTCCTTCGACCAAG AAATCTCAGAcgatgaggaagaggatgaggaTTTGGACGGCGGCTGCGAGGAGAGCGGGCTGGGCCTGCTCGCCAGGTTTGCAGCGAGCGCGCTCCCCGTCAGCTCTGGCCCCGGGAGCCTCCTCCCTGAGGGCAAACACTGCAGCAGGCAAAGCACTCTGG GGTCATCAGAGTGCGAGTGGTCCGATTCGGGATCGGATCTCCGACTCCGGAAGTTCCCGTCTCTTCTGCATGGGAAGCGCTCAGCTCCCGAGCTCCCCCTCCTGCCCCCAGCCACCCGCCGCTCCGACCAGACCAGCCCCACCAAGCGAGACGAAGCTCTGTCGATCAAACGGAAGCCTTtactgaagccccgcccctctccaCGGTCGCCGCAGAGTTTCAGCTTCGACCTCTCCAGCTTCGGTCTGGGCGACGATGCCGGTTGGAACCGCCGCCGCAGCGAACGGATCTTCCTCCACGATGCCACCACCTCTGCCATTCAGAGCTGTCAGGCTCCGCCTCTCACTCCAAAACCCGCCTCCAGGCTGAAGTCCACTCCGCCCAGCCGAGAGGGGAAGGAGTCGGGAAAA AAAAAGAAGTCGAAGGACTCTCCGCTGCCCATCAGCCCGTCCAGCCTGTGCAGTCCGGTCAGCGACGCTCCTCTGAGTCCGACCCACAAGAACCAAGCCAAGGCCAAACGCAAAGCCCGGGAG CCTTCCAGGGGCGCCGTGAGCCGGCTCATGGAGAGCATGGCGGCAGATGAAGACTTCGAGCCCAACCAGGACAGCAGCTTCAGCGAAGACGAGCTCCTCCCTCTGAGAAACAGCAGTTCATCAGAATCTTCTTCCACCCCCG CTGCAGTAAAGTGTGTTCTGGACAAAGACTCCCTCGTGGACGGACTGCGAGTGTTGATACCGATGGACGACCAGCTCCTGTATGCGGGACACGTGAACACCGTGCACTCCCCGGACAT ATACAGCGTGGTGGTGGAGGGCGAGAGGGGAAACCGACCACACATCTACTGcctggagcagctgctgcaggaggct ATCATCGACGTGAAGCCTCCGTCTGTGCGTTATCTCCCAGAAGGCACCCGCATCGCCGCTTACTGGAGCCAGCAGTACCGCTGCCTTTACCCTGGGACTGTAGTGAACG GAAGTGCAGACATTGATGAGAACGACGACCTGATCACCGTGGAGTTTGACGACGGCGACACCGGCCGCATCCCGCTCTCCCACATCCGACTGCTGCCTCCAGATTACAAGATCCACT GCGCTGAGCCGTCACCTGCGCTGCTTGTGGCGAGCTGCTCCAGACGGAGGGTCCGGAAATGCAGCAAAGAAGGCAAAGAGGCCAAAACGGAGGAGAGCGCGGCACGGATCAAAGGAAAACCAGGACGCAAACCTAAAAACAAAGCAG ACTCCTCTTTGGATCCAGACGATGATGACAAAGCGGATTCTCCTCCTTCTGCTCCACCTGCTGAGAGGCCTCAACCTGCAGCCAAAAGTGTTCAGGACCGGAGCTCCTCTGTCCAAAAAGGCGCTCAGGAGAAGCCCCGCCCCGCCTCCCGCCCCTCCATGGGGAGTCAGGTCAAAGCGGGAGGTAAGAGCGTCTCCAGCTCGCCTACAACCAGCCCCACGCTTTCCAACCCGCCGCAGAGAAAGAGCGTCTCAGGACCGTCTGCTCCTCCTAAACCGGGGCGCAGCCTCCCGCCGTCGCTCTACCCCTCCACGTACGGGAAGGTTCTGACTGTGGACCTGTACAGCGAACCCAACCTTAACTCCTACAACAACCAGCGCAGGGAGCGAGACGGCGCCGCCGGCAGCCCCACCACCAGCAGGCCAACCACCAGCAGACCCGCCTCCAGACCCAGCATGACCCCTGCACCCAAATCCAGCTCTGCCTCCACCAGACCCTCGTCTGGGTCTTCCACCAAAACCAAACCGTCCTCGGACCTTCACAGCGGGGCCAGACTGGGCCACAGCGCCGGGCTGCTCTCCAGGCTCTCAACAGAGTCCACTTCCTCTCTGACCCACAGGCCATCCTCGCTGTCCCCCACCTCTGCTCCCAAACCCAAACTGAAGGTCCCGTCAGACCAGATGTCCTCCAGAACCATCCCCAGACCCAAACCCGGGTCCGGACCGGCCGACCCGAGCTCGTTGAGGCGGAAGTCACTGTCTGCGGAGCCGCTGGTGAAGCTTGACCACGAAGGCGTCACGTCCCCGAAGACCAAGAAGACCAAAGCTCTGATGCTACTGGAAGGTCGGGATGTGAGGCGAGACCACACCTCCATCGCCACGGTGACGGGACCGAAGTTCCTGAAGGCGAAAATGACGCCTTCAGACCGGGAGAACAGCCTCCCCGAGAAGGAGTCCATCTACAAATCGTCGGGGGTCGCTAAGGACAAGGCGGAGAGCCGAAGCTCCCGAGGGCAGGAGCTGGAAGGGAGGGAGAAGAAAGCaaagaaagaggagaagaaggagggAATGAGGGAAGAGAGGAAGATGAAGGAGGAAtctcacagcagcagcagctccgagtcggaggaggaaggagagaaggagaaaagcaaCAAGAAGAAATGCACTTCAAGCTGCTCCTCATCCTGCTCcggttcctcctcctcctcgtcctcctcctcctcttcttcatcgtCTTCATCCACAGATGACTCCTCCTGCAGTTCAGATGAAGAGAGGACTCCtacccccccacccacccccgtGCAGAGACCTCCAGCACCGGAGAAACTGAAAGAAGAGGCAcaagaggaggtggaggaggtgaaaAAGGAAGTTGAAGTGaaagtggaggaggaggaagaggaggaggaattGTCTCAGTCGTCTGTGACATCTCCAGCTCCTGCATCTCCTGCTAAACCCGCCAAACCGGCCACCGGGAAGGGCTCCGGACAGAGGGGCCGTCCTCCCAAACCGAAGCCCAGCGGAGGAGAGGGGAAGGCGGGGAGACCCAAGCGCAGGGAGGGGGTGCACCTCCCCACCACCAAGGAGCTGGCCAAGCGGCAGCGGCTCCCCAGTGTGGAGAACAGGCCCAAAATCTCTGCGTTCCTTCCAGCCAGGCAGCTCTGGA